ttttttttttttttttttttttgtgttttgtttATGAAGCTTTCGTGGCCCAAGAGTCTGGTAAAGAAATGGTTCAATATAAAGAACAAAGCTGATGATTTCCAAGCTGATGATATTGTCAATGGAGGTAATTGATTCAGAAATTTGCATTTTGAGTTTGAGGTTCTTGGATTTTTTACTTTCTAATTAACAAGCAAAGTAATGGAAGTTTTAAATAACTTTCACTGACTTGTCAATCAGTGCATGCTTTTGTGTGGTAGTCTTTGGAATCTAATAAGTCTGCCATTTTCATGTGCTTCTGTTGAGATCtattctttgttcttttgttgttttcttaatttattttcCTAGGTTTTAGGTtgtattcttttcatttttttcaaatatgtagGTTATATGTCGTAACAGAAAAATGACGCGGCTTTAACCAATTTATGTCACCATGCTTTTTCAGGTGCTGATGATGAATGGAGGAACAACTTCTCAGAGAGGCAGGCACAGGCACCCACTATCAAGAAAAGCAAAACAGGTTCAGTAGAATTTCCCTTTGGACCACTATACTCTTCGAACCACTTGTTTATGCACAACATAAGCAAGGaatcaataattttatttttctcttttaactGGTTTCCCCCACTTCTAAATctgcatattttttttctttattttaaattttttttttttaatagacaAGTCGAACAGAAGGAATGCTGATCGTTTTCATCGAAGGAAGATTGACCTTGACACTTCAGAGGTTACAGATGTGAATAATTACcggtgagttttttttttctaatgtaATCAGATTCTGCTCAAATTTAGAGCTGTATTTTTATGAAGTATGCTTATTtctttatgtatgtttattttttctGGCACAGGGTCTTTGTAGCGACATGGAATGTGGCTGGAAAATCTCCACCTAGTAATTTAAGTCTTGATGATTGGCTTCATACATCACCTCCTGCTGACATCTATGTTCTCGGGTGAGTAACAAATGATTGTCATGTTTAGACCAAATCCTTTTAAGTAGAGAATGACTATAATTACGAGTCTTATTTGGTGAGTTACTAGGTTTCAAGAAATTGTTCCTTTGAACGCTGGTAATGTTTTGGGCACAGAAGATAATGGCCCAGCTAGAAAATGGCTAGCACTCATCCGAAAAACTCTGAACAGTCTTCCCGGAACAAGTGGTGGTTATCGTACCCCATCTCCGGTTCCAAATCCTGTCGTTGAGCTAGATGCTGACTTTGAGGGATCGATAAGAGAAGAAGTCGCCCCGTCTAATTTCTTCCATCGCCGCTCATTTCAGACTCTAAGCCGTAGCATGAGAGCAGTGGAGAGTGAAATGTCAATGCCACGGGAGGCTCAACTTGATAGGCGATTTAGTGTTTGTGATAGAGGTGTCTTTGGGGGAAGGCCAAGTGATTATGATCCATATGCCCAATGGGGTGGTTCCTctgatgatgaaaatgaaaatggtcCAGATGATTCACCGGTTACAACCCACTATTCCCCAATTTCATATAGTGGTTCCATTTCTTTAGAGGACAGAGACAGACAACCATCGCAATCAAGATACTGTCTTGTTGCGAGTAAGCAAATGGTCGGGATATTTCTAACTATTTGGATTAGAAGTGATTTAAGAGACGATGTTCGCAACCTGAAAGTATCTTGTGTTGGCAGAGGATTGATGGGTTATCTTGGGAACAAGGTATTTTTCCTTCTAAGGTATCTTGTAAAAAGTCTTGATTGCTTAATTGCATATTTGCAGAAATGCTAATCCACTGTATTTGTAGGGCTCAATCTCAGTTAGCATGTCACTGCACCAAACAAGCTTCTGCTTTATTTGTAGTCATTTAACATCTGGACAAAAAGAGGGAGACGAGCTGCGGAGAAACTCTGATGTATTGGAGATTCTTAAGAAAACAAGGTTTCCAAGGGTTCATGGCATAGGAGATGACAACTCTCCTCAAACAATCCTCGAGCATGAGTAAAGCCCTTGCTTTTATCTAGTCAAGTCTACATTAATTTTGATATCGGCCACAATCTACAAGTTGGTTCTTGTCTCGTTTTATGTCCTAACTTTGGTTTTGTGTTTCTGAAGTCGGATTATATGGCTTGGGGATTTGAACTATCGGATTGCCTTGTCTTACCGAACTGCCAAGGCACTTGTGGAGATGCGTAATTGGAGGGTGCTGTTAGCAAATGATCAGGTATGTTATTCATATTCCGCAAGCAGTTTTCCTTTTTCCGTCATTTTATTATTTACCAGATTTTAAAGTCACACAATCAACCAGCTTATCAATTGTATTGTCACAGCTACGGATAGAGCAGAGGATGGGACGCGTTTTTAATGGATGGAGTGAAGGAAGGATATACTTCCCCCCGACATACAAGTATTCAAGTAATTCAGACAGATATGCAGGAGAGGACACACACCCAAAAGAGAAACGAAGAACCCCTGCTTGGTAATCCTTTTAACAATATCATTTTGTGTTTTTTTAAGTGCATAATGCTCGGATATCTTGTTCCCATTAATAGTTAGACGTCTAAAACTTATGACTTGTGAATGAAGGTGTGATCGAATATTATGGTATGGTCAAGGCTTATATCAAATATCGTATGTTCGTGGAGAGTCCAGATTCTCAGACCATAGACCAGTTTATAGTATATTCTTGGCTGAGGTCGAGTCCATCAACCGCCATCGTATAAAGAAAAATTTGAGTTGCGCTAGCTCTAGGGTTGAAGTTGAAGAGTTATTACCGCATTCATATGGATATGGAGGATATTATTACTAATGTTCATATGAAGTATCCTATTTCAGAACTCCATATTCAGGTATGCTTCTGTATTTCGGATTCTGATTGTTTGATTTCatacttaatactattttcttATAGCTAACATAACTACTCTTTCCGAAGCAGCAGATGCTTTTAGGCCAGTAAGTCAAGACATGCAGTTTTGGACCTAATGCTGCAGAATTTAGAGGAAAATTCTTAGCAAGTGAGTTTGTTTAAATGAGTTCCCATGGAGATAATTTCCGTTTAACTGCTTAAAATTGACGCTCAACACTTCCGAGCAGGACCTGCAAAATGAGAGGACTTGAGAAGGGATGAGTTTGCTATATGATAAATCTGCATTTGTTCTACCTCGAATCAGGTAAACTCATCCCTGCTCGTGCTGAGAAAATGTTACATTTGTGCTGCTGCATATGACTAAAATTTAACTGATCCTAAGGACCCTAGATTAATATGCTTAGAAAGATTTCAGGAGTGGAGCAGAGCAGTTCTGCCAGATATAAGAAGATTCTTGCTGGAATTTGTTTATTTGGATATGGTTACAGACAAGCAAGAAGTAATTACACAGATTCAGAAATGCAACATCGATCAATTGTTATACCTCTGAATGCAAGAGATATTAGTTGTTTCAGGTAATAATTCTGCAATAAATGGATGAATAGGTGAATAATATGTTTCAATAGTTCTCATTATTTCGATTTACCCATCAAAAGATTTATCGTTATTCACTCTTCTCTCAATTCATCAGAGACTCTTGAGAATTGCTATGGCCTAAGCGAAGAATTAGCTCGGATGCATATCAACTTTCTCAGGGTTCTTCAGCTCTTTTGAGGATTTAAAAAAGAACATCCTGATACAAAATGTATGATGAAAGTTGATGCACAGAGAGTCCttccactttttattttttgtgtggtGGGGAGTGATAGGTTCTTTTTGTCCTTCATtctatttgaagaaaaagaaactttGGCGTGTACTTATTGCCACAGAAAAATAAGGAGAGATGAAGATATGTTAGGGGGAATCAATGACATTACTGAAAAGCAACGTTTtcctgaaaagaaaaaggaatcaCAGTTTGCTTGGATGCTTATTTCTATTGCTCTACATGATCTTTTTACtgttctcttttttcttgttcaatTGATGAGTTTGTATGTTTGTGGCTGGTCCTCAAGGCAAACGGAAAAATGGTAGCAAATGTTTATTACAACTTAACCAGTGTACTACTGAAATTCTGTGGAAAGCACAAAGCAGGGATTGTGCTTTCTCTCCATATATGCATTGTTGTCAGCTTCTTTATTGGAATGTCATCATATAAAGGAATGTAGTAATTAGTACATATGGAATTGGGGCACTCTCAAAAGACATGTCCATGTCTGTATAAATCTGTGGTACCACCTTCTTGCACGATCATTTAATCTAAAAGTTCAATTATAAGATAGAtcatacttttatttatttaattatgtttttaaAACGTCTCTTGTGTGCGAGTCTGATAATATATTGAAGTTTTCAACTGTTTCTATTGTCATCTGAAAatgtttattcaatttttctCCTAACAAGGGGCAACTAACATGCTGGAAATAGTTATTGGGTCGAGTTTATTCATAAGGGGTGCTAATTAGTTTGTCAGCTCATTAGCTTATCCTCTTCCTAACCCCTAccaataacatataaatacaccATTGTGGGTGTTGGAAAACCTATttttttccctgtaatatgatGGTTAGGGTTTACAAAGAAAATACTCTACATCTATTAGAGAATATCTAGGTTATGGACAAATACAATTCATTCGCTGCGTAAGTATTCCGGATGATCGGTGACACGAGTCGTAATTACTGCAGATCTGCTTCTACTGAGAAAAACTCGTAAGTCTCCTAACATTAATATATTAACAAACTTAAATCCAACATAACAAAATTGCAAGCccgaattttggaaaaaagtgTACAGGCAGAGCAAAATCTTCCCATCAGAGCGGTTTCTAAGTCCCAATTGAAACCTAAATATAGTACTTTCTTTAATTTGTCTTTACTTTATGTAAGTTTCTTACTTTAATGTATGTTTGGATCATTCTTGGTTTGAAAGTGTTTGAGTAGTGTGTGAGAATCCTTCCAAAAAGCCAGGGTCCAACAATGGACCCCTTCacttaataaaaaaaacaaaaaaaaaaaacaatggacCTCTTCATGCAGAGACGCACGTCACATTATAGTCAATTTTCACTTTTCTCTTTGCATGGGAAATTGTGACTTCTCTTGTTCCTTTGTTACCCCTTTctccctctctttttctttaatttcaaaGTCTTTTTATTACATTGAGTGATCATGAAAAAAGATAGATAACTAAAGTATAGATAGTGAGAATTAAACCCGTTCCTATTGAAAAGCTTTTATCCTGCCTTTAGCGTTTAATTAAGAGACATTTCTTCAAGAGGCATTTTCGCCATTTTCCCCCCTCTCAACAGCATTCCTAGCTATTTTTTCAAATATGTCCATTGCGTGCATGGGGTATAGTATATCCCTCTGTCCTTTACTAGAACTGTTGGATTCGAGCCTTTAGAATTGGGACCTTTCGAACTGCATATACCGGACCAAAAcccaaagaaagaagatgatTTGAAGATTACGTACCTTGCTCTAGAATCGAAACTATAGAGCAAATATACTTTCCAAAAAACAAATGAAGTTCTCCAAAGAAGTTCAAGAATTAATATCTAGTTTTAGGAAATAAATCAGCGTAGAACATGCTATACATTTTCCTAATaactatatattttttctatgaAGAAATAGGAAAACAAATTAAAAGgttattttcagaaaaatatttCAAGCACAagcaaagccaaaaaaaaaaagaaaaaaaaaaagaaaaggaaaatagagGAGTACAATCCAAAATAGTgatgttatttttcatttctcgaGATTCAAACTACACATAAACTTTggtcaatattttaagatgtatttttttgctataataatatgagaagaatcgttacttatagtacttttcgcATAGTTTTCGaatttctaaattttaattttaaaatattaagttaatctTATCTAATTTAGCTTCGAAGATTACTCAAATTGATTATCAAAGCGAAACATGAATAGTTGTTGCGATGGGGAAAGCAGAAGTTAAACTCCTACATTTTCTGGGTTACTATACTGAATTGAAGTTAATTCACATTTAACTATGTTTTCCTTTCGATAATTCTGAGTCATCATGGCACGGTTGCTAACTCAGTAATCAGGAGGCTACAAATTACATGTATCATaattataacaataataataatgtgaGTAGAGACATGTGCATTCTGAAACGCAGATAAACCTTTTTcagattattaaacaaaaagagAGACAGAATCCGAAGAAAGAAAGTGGAAGGATGTCCAAGCTGTATCCTTTTGTTCCGTTTTTCCCAGCACCAGATTTATTTGCCTACAGattgtttctctttttttttttttttttttttttggattatttTACTTACAACACCTTTTCTGGtcatatttcatatacaaatattatggatacttttcttatttcttattcATAAACTAAAAGGTTTTTAGTTTAATGTTTTCGAAAATATGCTATGTCTTTCTGTAAAGGGAATTCTAAATGATTCCAAAATAGACTTCAGGAGTATATATATCACAAATAAAGTATTTATAGAACAAAATAATTTCCCCATTAAAAGGggaaatggtgcaaatatacccccaATTGTGCGATTGAGAAACGAGATATATCCCTCGTTAAAAAAGCGGTGCATATATACCCTTGCTGTTACATaaatgatgcaaatataccctttttgctaacagaattattttaaaaaatcatttagcttgtttatttttattaaacaaATGTCACGTATCTTTAAGAataataagtctacccattattttagtagacttatttttttcaaccacgtggtaattttttttctggtAAGTCGAACctggttcatttaaaaaaatgggtaggcttattttatttttattttttaaagccaaggagatatttttttttaaacaaaccgCACAACCCACTAGAAAAAAGAAGGatctttgacatatatatacatcttaaggagaaatatttacgaaacgtgacgatagttttatatttacaaaacataacattacaaatcctatacaaaacatgctttatatttaaaaatatatatatatatatatttttaaattattttttatttttttaaaatcatttttttaaaaaatatttttttattttttttaaaaatattttttttaaatttttttttattttttttaaaaattaatatttttttttttgctcaaaaacttatgtatgaaagttgtatgaaatgtgtatatctcgctcaagacttaaaaagtttgctcaaaatttagtgtatgaaaaatgtatgaaatgtgtatatctcgttcaaggcttaaaaaatccgctcaaaattgtgtgtatgaaaacaatatgaaatttgtatcttgctcatgtcttaaaatttcgctcacattttcatgtataaagttcatgttagatttcgtagaattaatacaactacaacaacattgtatataactttgatacaacattcaagacttaaaataatcgctcaaatttttgtgtatgaaatgtgtatatcttgctcaaggcttaaaaagttcactcaaattttatgtatgaagaacgtatgaaatgtgtatatcttgatcaaggcttaaacattatgcttaaaattttatgcatgagaatggtatgaaatgtgtatatcttcctcaagacttagaatttcattcacattgtttgtatataaatttcatattaggtttcggaaaattaatacaactacaacaacattgtaacaattttcatacaatattcaaggcttaaagttttcgctcaaaattttgtatatgaaaattatattaaaaattttgctcacacatacacatttcatacaactttcatacacagaaatatgagataattttttaagccattgagcaaaaaaaaataaaaaaattaatatttaaaaaaatatatataaaaattatttttaaaaaaaataaaaatatttttttaaaaaaatattttttttataaaaaatatatatattttctgaaaaaaaaaataaaaaaacgaaaaatatatgaaaatccgtcatgttttgtaatatatcgttatgttttgtaaataaggaaaactatcgttacgtttcgtaaatatttctccttaacatgtatatatacgtagttttcccaaaaaagaaatttcctcgtggctataaaaaaaaatctactaaaaaaatgggtagacttatatttttaaagtcacatgacattttcttaataaataaataagctaaatgatatATTTGCTTaaaggatatatttgcaccatttgtgtaatGGCAGGGATATATatgcaccacttttttaacgaggggtatatatgctctaaatcgcaaagttgagagGTATATTTACACCTTTGCCCTTTTAAAGAAACAGTGGAGACGAAAACGCCCTTGTTATGTTCGACGTACAGGAATGACGTCAGAATAGAAAACCAAAACATCTAAATATTGAATAGAGAGATCATTAAATTCCGACCCTACAATCATCATGCATTTGCAATGTTATTTGGTTCAACTCTATTTGTTACCTTTTTTAGTATGTCAGTAATCGACCGTCTTTCATTTGGATAATGAGTAAGtaacttttataataataaGTCAAGTCAATAATAATAGAAATTGATTAGTGAAAGCCATAAGTTGATTGTACGAAGAGAAGCGAATAGCTAGTATGACCCGGTAAGCAATCAAGCAGACCCTGGAAAATATTTGGTTGcaattgaaaaaatatataattgaaGTTGAATTGGAAAAGCGTACATGAAAGTTATCCATTGGTTATCTAtggacatgaattttttttgggaaaaaagatgaaaatatgtCAGTAAAATCcattatttcaaatataaagttgactatTAGTAAAGACAAAAATATTATTGTTCTTATTAGGTGTAAAGTTGTGTTAAAGAGTTAGGAAGACACAATTCTCATCAAGGCAGGTAACTTTCAGAGTTCTCAGGGTTTAAGAGAAAAACATGGAATGGGCAAATTAACTGAAGCGGTGGGCAAATTCGATAATAAAGTTTGAGTTAATAAACAATTTTATGTTAAAATGATTAATAATGTGACCTTAAACTTTACTAGTGCAAAAGTAGGCACTTAAAAACTGCCAAAAGTCGAACATGTAAACACAAATGCGACGTGGCGGAATTGAGTGGCACATAATTTTGTTCAGTGTTATGTCACTGCCACGTCAGCGCCACATCAACATTTGTGTTTATATGTTCAACTTTTGGCAAGTTTaagtgcctacttgtgcactaGCAAAGTTTAAGGTCATAGTTGCCAACTCGCGCCAAGTTAAAGGGCTTGTTTATGTATTGTGCTTAATATATATGAGGGAAAGTTTCATAAATGACTAACTTGGAAGGACTTATTTATGCATTTTAGCTACATTTTACCTATTTACATGACGTAGCAAACCTAACGCAAAACTCAACACTTGTTATTTATTGTATTCGAgtcgctgtattcatgaatacagtcaTTAAAATTTGCTGAATtttgtattcaatttaaatGTATTCAAACTCAATTGTATTCATTGTAGCTACTTTTATATTGTActcactttattatatttaatcgGTTGTCTACAAAACACAgaattttgcactaaaaaaGTTAACGAATGCACTCAAAAACTGaatacaaagaaataaaattcactctatttatttgtatacacttcaaaattcaatgtattcatttgtatacaagaaataaaattaacgaATATACTCAAATAcagaatacaagaaataaaatacccCCAAACACTAAATTGTAtactaaaaaattaaagaatacactgaattgtatgctaaaaaattaatgaatacattGAAAAAGAAACACGATTTTTCAGATCCGACACCGAAATCTGAGCGGAAAAAGCCACCGTCGGCCAGACTCCGACAAAGCAACATTTGTCGACGGTGAAGATCTCATGTATATCATTTTCGATCCGCCAAGATCTCGACCGGATCCGACCATCAAAGTTCGTCAAAGAAGGATGGAAGGCCAATCATTGAAGATCTCGATGTATATCCATCAGATCCGGTCAGATCTTGACCGAATCTAACCATTACAGTTCGCCGGAGAGGGATGAAAGGCCAATCAGTGAAGATCTGATGTATATCCAATCAGATCCAGCCAAGATATGACCGGATCTGACCATCAAAATTCGCCGGAGAAAGGTCGTGGTGGCCGGCGGCATCACATTGGGGCGGAgatgggagagagagagagagagagagagagagagagagagagagagagagagatggaaGGGTTAGGTTGGAAGTGaataatgtgatgatggggTATTCTACTTTGTATAAATATATCTCTATAAgttgtatttaacatattattattagttatgggatgtaattattttaaactatagctactatatataaatatgtagtaGAGTTAGTTATGTTATATAGAATTCCCTATATATAATTGAATTTGATGGTCCATTTGTAAGAGTGCCATATTTTGGAAGATAAATTTTGTCTTCCCATTTGCCATTACATTATTCATTACACAAAGATTTCACTTGCTGGGATATCTTAGTTCTCACATGCTAACATGAATCCATGTCCCTTGGTATTTGCcaaaatatttagaaacaatCCTGAATTTTTAACATGTAAAACTCATTGCGGACTGTCACCACAGAGAGTTCAATAATTAAGATAAAGAAATACGCGAGTTTGAATTTCAAATGCCTCATGATCACCTATATTATTGATAGATAACGGGAAATTAAAATATGGACTGGGTTATCATTTACGTATCTTGTGACAATATTACTATTTAAATACCATGTACCTctaatttattaataattataattttttattaattcacGAAAACATGGATTAAGTCTTAAAGAAATTAGTTGGCATTTGCTTCAACATTCAGGgggaaaatagttttttttttttaattttctttttcaaaaattgttttctgtcaaacaccaaaaaaggattatttttttcaaaatttatcttgattaaagtttcaaagtttttctttcttggtGTTCCGGTAAAAAGCGgtaattgaattttcttttctggTTGAAAGTTTTGTTTAAATATtagaagcaaaaattaaagggaaGTGGAATTCAGGTGTACGAAACAAGATATAGTAGCATAGCACTAGCACATCTACACAATTAAATTACATCAGCGTGGAGAAGAGACCCCAAGAATTGACAGTACATGAGTACAATAGGAGCTACGTCTAATTCTAGATAGTTCAAGTGAAGTAATCGATCAATTAGAGCAACCATGCAACGTGCTTTAGTGATCATGAAGATAGTCATGGAGATCGAATTCTTTCATCTGCAAACCCTGCATTATACGCACATGTCGTCATCTTTTTGTCATTCAATTTGTTACTTACTTATTCACTACTTTTAATACTCCATCTATTTCAATTTGTGTGACATAGTTTGACCACACACGAattttaataaagaaataaagtcttttaaattttgtggtgTTTGTTTATGGATTCTAAATCAcaattctttttgtttattgaattttgaatagattatattattttacatattaaatattttttaagacataCTTGATTAAGCAAAAATTATTGAGTTCTGTCGAGCTCCTAGCTACCATTGTGGTTGTGCCCCTGTTGCTCCCAAaagcacacgcaagtatacgcggtcgtatAAGTAATATAGGATTAAAGTCCATatatcgtacccacagagacttagattttaTACT
This portion of the Lycium ferocissimum isolate CSIRO_LF1 chromosome 1, AGI_CSIRO_Lferr_CH_V1, whole genome shotgun sequence genome encodes:
- the LOC132051827 gene encoding type I inositol polyphosphate 5-phosphatase 4 — its product is MRDGSSKKTKLSWPKSLVKKWFNIKNKADDFQADDIVNGGADDEWRNNFSERQAQAPTIKKSKTDKSNRRNADRFHRRKIDLDTSEVTDVNNYRVFVATWNVAGKSPPSNLSLDDWLHTSPPADIYVLGFQEIVPLNAGNVLGTEDNGPARKWLALIRKTLNSLPGTSGGYRTPSPVPNPVVELDADFEGSIREEVAPSNFFHRRSFQTLSRSMRAVESEMSMPREAQLDRRFSVCDRGVFGGRPSDYDPYAQWGGSSDDENENGPDDSPVTTHYSPISYSGSISLEDRDRQPSQSRYCLVASKQMVGIFLTIWIRSDLRDDVRNLKVSCVGRGLMGYLGNKGSISVSMSLHQTSFCFICSHLTSGQKEGDELRRNSDVLEILKKTRFPRVHGIGDDNSPQTILEHDRIIWLGDLNYRIALSYRTAKALVEMRNWRVLLANDQLRIEQRMGRVFNGWSEGRIYFPPTYKYSSNSDRYAGEDTHPKEKRRTPAWCDRILWYGQGLYQISYVRGESRFSDHRPVYSIFLAEVESINRHRIKKNLSCASSRVEVEELLPHSYGYGGYYY